Proteins found in one Arthrobacter pascens genomic segment:
- a CDS encoding VOC family protein: protein MGGVVHFEIPADNQERARNFYKEALGWRIDPMPEMNYNVVITTPMDEQTGRPTEPGAINGGMMAREGDLKTPVITVDVEDIDATLKTVEQLGGSVVMPKDAIPGMGYYAYFKDTEGNIMGLWENLPAGQATGQGAGEGAAEGMGG from the coding sequence ATGGGTGGAGTGGTGCATTTTGAAATCCCCGCGGATAACCAGGAGCGCGCGAGGAACTTCTACAAGGAGGCCCTTGGCTGGAGGATCGACCCCATGCCGGAGATGAACTACAACGTGGTCATCACCACCCCGATGGACGAACAGACCGGCCGGCCCACCGAGCCAGGGGCCATCAACGGCGGGATGATGGCCCGCGAAGGCGACCTGAAAACCCCGGTCATCACGGTGGACGTGGAGGACATCGATGCCACGCTGAAGACGGTCGAGCAGCTCGGCGGATCGGTGGTCATGCCCAAGGACGCCATCCCCGGCATGGGCTACTACGCCTACTTCAAGGACACTGAGGGCAACATCATGGGGCTCTGGGAGAACCTCCCGGCGGGACAGGCCACGGGCCAGGGTGCCGGCGAGGGCGCTGCGGAGGGCATGGGCGGCTGA
- a CDS encoding cystathionine beta-synthase yields the protein MKYAQSILDLIGNTPLIKLNHVTDGIKATVLVKLEYLNPGGSIKDRIAAKMIEEAERDGKLLPGGTIVEPTSGNTGVGLALVAQQKGYKCIFVVPDKVGEDKRAVLQAYGAEVVVTPSAVTPDSPQSYYSVSDRIVTETPGAYKPDQFSNPAAPGSHYESTGPEIWHDTDGRVTHCVIGAGTGGTITGTGRYLKEVSADRPESDGGRVRIIGADPAGSVYSGGTGRPYFVEGVGEDMWPANYDKSVPDEVIAVSDGDSFAMTRRLAREEGLLVGGSSGMAVVAALQTARDLPESAVVVVILPDSGRGYLAKIFNDQWMRSYGFLSGGEETSVGEVIKSKTGELPDLVHIHPNETVRDVINIMTEFGVSHIPVLSQEPPVVMGEVLGAVDERTLTSKLFRGEAKLTDKISEHMGPKLPVIGSLETISAARELLSDVDTVMVTFVGAPVGILTRHDLLAYLSN from the coding sequence ATGAAGTACGCCCAGTCCATCCTGGACCTCATCGGCAATACCCCGCTCATCAAGCTCAACCACGTAACGGACGGCATTAAGGCCACGGTCCTGGTCAAGCTGGAGTACCTGAATCCCGGCGGTTCCATCAAGGACCGCATTGCGGCCAAGATGATTGAGGAAGCCGAACGGGACGGCAAGCTCCTCCCGGGCGGAACCATCGTGGAGCCTACGTCCGGAAACACCGGCGTGGGACTGGCCCTGGTTGCCCAGCAAAAGGGCTACAAATGCATTTTCGTGGTGCCGGACAAGGTGGGCGAGGACAAGCGCGCCGTCCTTCAGGCCTATGGTGCCGAGGTGGTGGTGACGCCCAGCGCCGTCACCCCGGACAGCCCGCAGAGCTACTACAGCGTTTCGGACCGGATCGTCACCGAAACGCCCGGCGCCTACAAGCCAGACCAGTTCTCCAACCCGGCCGCCCCCGGAAGCCACTACGAGTCCACCGGGCCGGAGATCTGGCACGACACCGACGGCCGGGTCACGCACTGCGTGATCGGCGCCGGAACGGGGGGGACCATCACGGGCACCGGGCGGTACCTCAAGGAGGTTTCCGCTGACCGTCCGGAGTCCGACGGCGGCCGGGTCAGGATCATCGGGGCGGACCCCGCGGGCTCGGTCTACTCCGGCGGCACGGGGCGCCCGTATTTCGTGGAGGGCGTGGGCGAGGACATGTGGCCTGCGAACTACGACAAGTCGGTTCCGGACGAGGTCATCGCCGTCAGCGACGGCGATTCGTTCGCCATGACCCGGCGCCTGGCCCGCGAGGAGGGACTGCTGGTGGGCGGCTCATCCGGCATGGCCGTGGTGGCCGCGCTGCAAACTGCCCGCGACCTCCCCGAAAGCGCTGTCGTGGTGGTCATCCTGCCCGACTCCGGCCGCGGCTACCTGGCCAAGATCTTCAACGACCAGTGGATGCGCTCCTACGGTTTCCTCTCCGGCGGCGAGGAAACGTCAGTGGGTGAGGTGATTAAGTCCAAGACCGGCGAACTGCCCGATCTGGTGCACATCCACCCGAACGAGACCGTCCGTGACGTCATCAACATCATGACCGAATTCGGCGTCAGCCACATCCCGGTCCTCTCCCAGGAACCTCCCGTGGTGATGGGCGAGGTCCTGGGCGCCGTGGATGAACGCACCCTGACGTCAAAGCTGTTCCGCGGCGAGGCCAAGCTGACGGACAAGATCTCCGAGCACATGGGGCCGAAACTGCCCGTGATCGGATCGCTGGAAACCATCTCGGCGGCCCGTGAGCTGCTCTCCGACGTTGACACCGTGATGGTGACGTTCGTCGGCGCCCCGGTGGGCATCCTGACCCGCCACGACCTCCTCGCGTACCTCAGCAACTGA